Proteins from a genomic interval of Pseudodesulfovibrio nedwellii:
- a CDS encoding GIY-YIG nuclease family protein, which translates to MRCADDSLYCGITTDIERRLKEHNAGTASKYTRPRRPVKVAVCGEVPDKSTALKLEIEIKKQHRNHKIPHLKASTNALQ; encoded by the coding sequence ATGCGCTGCGCTGACGACAGCCTCTACTGTGGCATTACCACTGATATCGAGCGACGCTTAAAAGAGCATAATGCGGGAACTGCATCAAAATACACACGCCCACGACGGCCTGTAAAAGTGGCTGTCTGTGGAGAAGTGCCCGACAAAAGCACAGCGTTAAAGCTAGAAATCGAAATCAAGAAACAACACCGCAACCACAAAATACCCCATCTCAAAGCCTCGACGAATGCGTTACAATAG
- the leuB gene encoding 3-isopropylmalate dehydrogenase gives MKICVLPGDGIGQEIVTQALRVLDKIGEKYSRTFETSEALIGGCAIDAAGVPLPDETIAKCKEADAVLLGAVGGPKWDTIDPAIRPEKGLLGIRKELGLFANVRPANLFKQLADACYLRPDIVAKGLDVMVVRELTGGIYFGEPRFDGEKDGERFGYNTMTYYEHEIRRIARVAFEAARKRSSRVCSVDKANVLDVSRVWREIVIDEHKNYPDIELSHMYVDNAAMQLVRDPSQFDVIVTGNLFGDILSDEAAAITGSIGMLPSASLGEANPGLYEPIHGSAPDIAGQDKANPLATILSVSMMLRHSFDMTEEADCIEQAVEKTLEQGYRTGDIWQDGCKSVGCIAMAEAVLANM, from the coding sequence ATGAAAATATGTGTTTTACCGGGTGACGGCATAGGTCAGGAGATAGTTACCCAAGCCTTGCGCGTACTCGATAAGATTGGTGAGAAATATAGTCGGACTTTTGAGACCTCCGAGGCCTTGATCGGTGGATGTGCAATTGATGCCGCTGGTGTACCTTTGCCGGACGAAACCATTGCCAAGTGCAAGGAAGCCGATGCCGTATTACTTGGAGCGGTGGGTGGTCCCAAGTGGGATACTATCGATCCAGCCATCCGTCCTGAGAAAGGGTTGCTTGGTATCCGTAAAGAATTGGGCTTGTTTGCCAACGTGCGTCCCGCTAATTTGTTTAAGCAGTTGGCGGACGCCTGCTATCTGCGTCCGGACATTGTGGCCAAAGGTTTAGATGTCATGGTTGTGCGCGAGTTGACCGGTGGTATTTATTTTGGCGAACCGCGTTTTGATGGCGAAAAAGATGGTGAGCGTTTTGGCTACAATACCATGACGTATTATGAGCATGAAATTCGCCGTATTGCCCGTGTGGCTTTTGAGGCCGCCCGGAAGCGTTCCAGTCGTGTCTGTTCTGTGGACAAGGCTAACGTGCTTGATGTTTCCCGAGTCTGGCGCGAAATCGTTATTGATGAGCATAAGAATTACCCGGATATCGAGTTGTCTCACATGTACGTGGACAACGCTGCCATGCAGTTGGTGCGCGACCCGTCTCAGTTTGACGTGATTGTCACCGGTAACCTGTTCGGCGATATCCTGTCTGATGAGGCCGCTGCGATTACCGGCTCTATCGGTATGCTGCCGTCTGCTTCTCTCGGCGAGGCTAATCCTGGTTTGTACGAACCTATCCATGGTTCTGCGCCCGACATTGCTGGGCAGGATAAGGCCAATCCCTTGGCTACCATTCTGTCTGTGTCCATGATGCTGCGTCATTCATTTGATATGACTGAAGAAGCTGATTGCATTGAGCAGGCGGTGGAAAAGACTTTGGAGCAGGGATATCGTACTGGAGACATATGGCAAGACGGTTGTAAATCCGTTGGATGCATTGCAATGGCCGAAGCCGTACTTGCAAATATGTAG
- a CDS encoding 3-isopropylmalate dehydratase small subunit yields MKVTGTAHKVGDHIDTDAIIPARFLVTTDSKVLGENCMEGLEAGWGKRVKENDVMVGGVNFGCGSSREHAPISILGAGIPVVVAHSFARIFYRNGFNMGLVLLEIGDDIEKFSDTDEVEVDTATGVIRNITTGETVQAAAVPAFMQEILDVGGLVEYVKKKLA; encoded by the coding sequence ATGAAAGTTACCGGAACTGCTCACAAAGTGGGCGATCATATAGATACTGATGCCATTATCCCGGCTCGTTTCTTGGTGACCACCGATTCCAAAGTGCTCGGTGAGAACTGTATGGAAGGGTTGGAGGCTGGTTGGGGCAAACGTGTCAAAGAAAACGATGTCATGGTTGGTGGTGTGAACTTTGGTTGCGGTTCTTCCCGTGAACATGCCCCCATTTCTATATTGGGCGCGGGCATTCCTGTTGTTGTTGCGCATAGTTTTGCTCGTATTTTCTACCGTAACGGTTTTAATATGGGGCTGGTGTTGCTGGAGATCGGCGATGATATTGAAAAATTTAGCGATACCGATGAAGTTGAAGTTGATACCGCCACTGGCGTGATTAGGAATATCACCACTGGAGAAACCGTACAGGCTGCCGCTGTACCGGCGTTTATGCAGGAAATTCTGGATGTCGGTGGACTCGTGGAATACGTCAAGAAAAAATTGGCTTAA
- the leuC gene encoding 3-isopropylmalate dehydratase large subunit, giving the protein MGQTLAEKILQKHTDQKITGAGQIVQCAVDMVLANDITAPLAIKSFKAMGAKKVFDQDKISLVCDHFTPNKDIDSAEQVKVVREFAEEMGVTHYYECGEVGVEHALLPEKGIVGPGNVVVGADSHTCTYGGLGAFATGMGSTDIGAAMALGETWFKVPPTIKVNITGTPGDHVSAKDFVLNQIGQLGVAGALYKALEYSGEVVDNMSIEGRMTIANMAIEAGGKVGLFPVDEKTMKYANTAGFSGGEIMLPDADAEYERVLNIDVTNMAPQVACPHLPDNVKSVDETSGLKIHQAVIGSCTNGRIEDMRVAAAILKGRKVDPKVRCIILPATPAIWKACMREGLMEIFMDSGCIVGPPTCGPCLGGHMGILAGGERCIATTNRNFKGRMGSLKAEVFLSNPAVAAASAIVGEITNPAKL; this is encoded by the coding sequence ATGGGTCAGACTTTAGCTGAAAAAATATTGCAGAAACACACAGACCAGAAGATTACCGGTGCCGGACAAATTGTCCAGTGTGCGGTAGATATGGTGCTGGCCAACGACATTACTGCGCCTTTGGCCATCAAGTCTTTTAAGGCTATGGGTGCAAAAAAAGTATTCGATCAGGACAAGATCTCTTTGGTCTGTGATCATTTCACCCCAAACAAGGATATTGATTCTGCCGAACAGGTTAAGGTTGTCCGTGAGTTCGCCGAGGAAATGGGGGTGACTCATTACTATGAATGTGGTGAAGTCGGTGTGGAGCATGCGTTGCTGCCAGAGAAGGGCATTGTCGGTCCTGGCAACGTGGTGGTGGGAGCTGATTCTCACACCTGCACGTATGGTGGACTTGGCGCATTCGCCACCGGCATGGGGTCAACAGATATCGGTGCGGCAATGGCGCTTGGTGAAACTTGGTTTAAAGTGCCACCGACCATCAAGGTTAATATTACCGGTACGCCGGGTGACCATGTCAGTGCCAAGGATTTTGTACTGAATCAGATCGGTCAGCTTGGTGTGGCCGGTGCGCTTTACAAGGCGCTTGAATATTCTGGTGAGGTCGTGGACAATATGTCCATTGAAGGGCGTATGACCATTGCTAATATGGCCATTGAGGCAGGTGGTAAGGTTGGCCTGTTCCCTGTGGACGAGAAAACAATGAAATATGCCAATACTGCTGGATTTTCTGGTGGTGAGATTATGCTGCCGGATGCGGATGCCGAATATGAGCGTGTGCTGAATATCGATGTCACGAACATGGCTCCGCAGGTCGCTTGTCCGCATTTGCCGGACAACGTTAAATCAGTGGATGAAACCAGCGGTTTGAAGATTCATCAGGCGGTCATCGGTTCCTGCACCAATGGTCGTATCGAAGACATGCGTGTGGCCGCAGCCATTTTGAAAGGCCGCAAGGTCGACCCCAAAGTGCGCTGTATTATTCTGCCTGCTACTCCAGCCATCTGGAAAGCGTGTATGCGCGAAGGCTTGATGGAAATATTCATGGATTCAGGTTGCATTGTTGGGCCGCCTACATGTGGTCCCTGTCTGGGGGGCCATATGGGTATCTTGGCTGGCGGCGAGCGGTGTATCGCGACTACTAATCGCAACTTTAAGGGACGAATGGGGTCCCTCAAAGCGGAAGTTTTCTTGTCCAATCCCGCTGTGGCCGCTGCCAGTGCCATTGTCGGTGAGATTACCAACCCCGCAAAGCTGTAG